A single genomic interval of Odontesthes bonariensis isolate fOdoBon6 chromosome 3, fOdoBon6.hap1, whole genome shotgun sequence harbors:
- the sfmbt1 gene encoding scm-like with four MBT domains protein 1 yields MSQETLESDGDCVQDVADFSWDDYLEETGAVSVPHHAFKHVDQGLQTGLTPGMKLEVCVRSETDNTYWVANIITTCGQLLLLRYEGYQDDRRADFWCDIMTADLHPLGWSRQHGKTMRPPEGVREKHQDWEALLEKALAEDCSVPASLLELPQRGRDPVELLCAGCYVELQDRVDLGLAWPAEVEENAGGRLKLRLVGTESIPDTPAILWLFYLHPRLHPPGWAKEHGRTLRPPSDLLALRTEEEWEEVRQRISDLPQDEALPAEFTKDQPSIATHCFKEGMKLEAVDPTAPISIRPASVTKVFNEKYFLVTMDDLCGIEESEGAGRSFLCHRDSPGIFPTQWSLKNGLPLSPPPGYQGPDFDWADYLKQCEAEAAPQHCFPTEQCEHSFKEAMKLEAVNPLSPENIHVATVTRVKGQYIWLSLEGLKQPMPELIVHVDSLDIFPVSWCETNGYPLVYPIKPSVEKERKIAVVQPEKHRTPLKSSSPDAVKQQLANQSEMGQGNGKYCCPKIYFNHRCFSGPYLNKGRIAELPQFIGPGNCVLVLKEVLTLLINSAYKPSRVLRELQLDQESRWQGHGETLKAKYKGKSYRATVEIVRTADRVADFCRKTCIKLECCPNLFGPRMVLEHCSENCSVLTKTKYTYYYGKKKSKRVGRPPGGHSNLEGGVKRRGRRRKRRKQLFVHKKRRSSASVDNTPAGSPQGSGEEEDLDEDDSLSEDSGSEIQDDQQDDSEQSVGKSQPATPSPSPPATPRPSRRRRKPRSPSFSDDENHPPSPKTSKVEPPQKLCLDTSPLEWSVSDVVRFIRTTDCAPLARIFLDQEIDGQALLLLNLPTVQECMDLKLGPAIKLCHHIERVKLAFYQQFAT; encoded by the exons ATGAGCCAGGAAACACTGGAGTCTG ATGGAGATTGTGTCCAGGATGTGGCTGACTTTAGCTGGGATGACTATCTGGAGGAGACTGGAGCTGTGTCTGTGCCCCATCACGCCTTCAAACAT GTGGACCAGGGTCTGCAGACAGGACTGACGCCGGGCATGAAGCTGGAGGTATGTGTGCGCTCAGAAACTGACAACACTTACTGGGTGGCCAACATCATCACCACATGtggccagctgctgctgcttcgtTATGAGGGATACCAGGATGATCGCCGTGCGGACTTCTGGTGTGACATCATGACAGCAGACCTCCACCCTTTGGGCTGGAGCCGTCAACATGGCAAAACCATGAGACCTCCTGAGG GTGTGCGTGAGAAGCATCAAGACTGGGAAGCTCTGCTGGAAAAGGCCTTGGCCGAGGATTGTAGCGTGCCTGCCAGCCTGCTGGAACTG CCCCAGCGTGGTAGAGACCCAGTGGAGCTTCTTTGTGCAGGCTGCTATGTCGAGCTCCAGGACAGAGTTGACCTGGGATTGGCCTGGCCCGCTGAGGTGGAAGAAAACGCTGGCGGAAGGCTGAAGCTGCGCCTGGTGGGCACCGAAAGCATCCCAGACACACCAGCAATCCTTTGGCTCTTTTATCTCCACCCACGCCTTCACCCACCTGGCTGGGCCAAAGAGCACGGCCGCACTCTGCGGCCTCCTTCAG ACCTGTTAGCACTGCGGACTGAAGAGGAGTGGGAAGAGGTGAGACAGAGGATCAGTGACCTTCCCCAGGATGAAGCTCTTCCTGCTGAGTTTACAAAG GATCAGCCTAGTATCGCTACTCATTGTTTCAAGGAAGGGATGAAACTAGAGGCTGTTGACCCCACTGCACCTATTTCCATCAGGCCTGCTTCTGTCACCAAG GTGTTCAACGAGAAATACTTCCTGGTGACAATGGACGACCTTTGTGGTATAGAGGAGTCGGAGGGTGCTGGCCGATCTTTCCTGTGTCACAGAGACAGTCCAGGGATCTTTCCTACTCAGTGGAGTCTTAAAAATGGGCTCCCACTCAGCCCCCCACCAG GATACCAGGGCCCAGACTTTGACTGGGCAGATTACCTGAAACAGTGTGAGGCTGAGGCCGCTCCGCAGCATTGCTTCCCAACT GAGCAGTGCGAGCACAGCTTCAAAGAGGCAATGAAACTTGAGGCCGTCAACCCGCTGTCACCTGAGAACATTCACGTGGCAACAGTCACCAGGGTCAAAGGGCAATACATTTGGCTCAGCCTGGAAG GTCTGAAGCAGCCAATGCCTGAGCTGATAGTTCATGTGGATTCCCTCGACATCTTTCCAGTCAGCTGGTGTGAGACAAATGGCTACCCGCTGGTCTACCCCATCAAGCCCTCAG ttgagaaagaaaggaaaatcgCTGTTGTGCAGCCAGAGAAACA CAGGACTCCTCTGAAGTCCTCATCACCTGACGCTGTCAAACAGCAGCTGGCTAACCAGTCTGAGATGG GGCAGGGAAATGGAAAATACTGTTGTCCCAAGATCTACTTCAACCACCGTTGCTTCTCAGGCCCTTACCTCAACAAGGGACGCATCGCTGAGCTGCCTCAATTCATTGGCCCTGGAAACTGTGTCCTTGTGCTCAAAGAG GTATTGACTCTGCTGATCAACTCTGCATACAAGCCCAGCCGTGTGCTGAGAGAGCTGCAGCTGGATCAGGAGAGCCGCTGGCAAGGCCATGGAGAGACACTCAAAGCCAA GTACAAGGGAAAGAGTTACCGGGCCACAGTGGAAATTGTCCGCACTGCAGACCGTGTGGCAGACTTCTGCAGGAAAACTTGCATTAAATTAGAGTGCTGCCCAAACCTGTTTGGACCTCGCATGGTTCTGGAGCACTGTTcagagaactgctctgtcctCACCAAGACCAAATACA CATATTACTATGGAAAGAAGAAGAGTAAACGTGTTGGCCGTCCACCTGGGGGCCACTCCAATCTGGAGGGTGGTGTAAAAAGAAGAGgacggaggaggaagaggagaaagcAGCTCTTTGTACATAAGAAAAGACGCTCCTCAGCCTCAGTGGACAACACACCTGCTGGGTCTCCACAG GGAagtggagaggaagaagacttggATGAAGATGATTCCCTGAGTGAGGACTCTGGCTCTGAGATACAGGATGATCAGCAGGACGATTCTGAGCAGTCTGTTGGGAAATCTCAGCCCGCCACACCGTCTCCCTCCCCACCAGCAACACCAAGGCCCTCACGCAGGCGCCGGAAACCCCGCTCGCCTTCGTTCTCCGACGATGAGAACCACCCTCCTTCACCCAAG ACTTCAAAGGTTGAGCCTCCTCAGAAGCTTTGTTTGGATACCAGCCCACTGGAGTGGAGTGTTTCTGATGTAGTTCGCTTCATCAGGACCACAGACTGTGCACCTCTGGCAAGGATTTTCTTGGATCAA GAGATTGATGGACAGGCACTGCTACTGCTGAACCTCCCAACAGTGCAGGAGTGCATGGACCTGAAGCTGGGACCAGCCATAAAGCTGTGCCATCACATCGAAAGGGTCAAACTGGCATTTTATCAACAGTTTGCTACGTAG